One window of the Haloarcula halobia genome contains the following:
- a CDS encoding bifunctional methylenetetrahydrofolate dehydrogenase/methenyltetrahydrofolate cyclohydrolase, translating to MTEIIDGDALAQSVRDGLAESIDQLDDAGVRPSLATVLMSDDPASETYVSMKQSDCEEVGIEAIDIDIDPAADGSELYDTIDDLNADDNVDGILVQMPVPDHVDDRRVLRAIDPLKDVDGFHPENVGRLVAGNARYKPCTPHGIQKLIASAGVDTEGTDAVVVGRSDIVGKPMANLLIQKAPGGNATTTVCHSRTRDLAAKTREADIVVAAAGVPEMIDGAMLAEGATVIDVGINRVEADTEKGYELVGDVDFESAKAKAGAITPVPGGVGPMTRAMLLYNTVKAASLQHDVDVDLP from the coding sequence ATGACAGAGATTATCGACGGCGACGCGCTGGCCCAGTCCGTCCGGGACGGGCTCGCCGAGAGCATCGACCAGCTCGACGACGCCGGCGTCCGCCCATCGCTGGCTACCGTCCTGATGTCCGACGACCCTGCGAGCGAGACGTACGTCTCGATGAAGCAAAGCGACTGCGAGGAGGTCGGCATCGAGGCCATCGACATCGACATCGACCCGGCGGCCGACGGGTCCGAACTGTACGACACCATCGACGACCTCAACGCCGACGACAACGTCGACGGCATCCTCGTCCAGATGCCGGTCCCCGACCACGTCGACGACCGGCGGGTGCTCAGGGCCATCGACCCGCTGAAGGACGTCGACGGGTTCCACCCCGAGAACGTGGGCCGCCTCGTCGCCGGCAACGCCCGGTACAAGCCCTGCACGCCCCACGGCATCCAGAAGCTCATCGCGTCGGCCGGCGTCGACACCGAGGGCACGGACGCCGTGGTCGTCGGGCGCTCGGACATCGTGGGCAAGCCGATGGCGAACCTCCTCATCCAGAAGGCCCCCGGCGGGAACGCGACCACGACGGTGTGTCACTCCCGAACCCGGGACCTGGCGGCGAAGACCCGCGAGGCGGACATCGTCGTCGCCGCGGCCGGCGTCCCCGAGATGATAGACGGCGCCATGCTCGCCGAGGGCGCGACGGTCATCGACGTCGGCATCAACCGCGTCGAGGCCGACACCGAGAAGGGCTACGAACTGGTCGGCGACGTCGACTTCGAGAGCGCGAAAGCGAAGGCCGGTGCCATCACCCCCGTCCCCGGCGGCGTCGGGCCGATGACCCGCGCGATGCTGCTGTACAACACGGTCAAGGCGGCCAGCCTCCAGCACGACGTCGACGTCGACCTGCCCTGA